The Deinococcus roseus genome contains a region encoding:
- the pruA gene encoding L-glutamate gamma-semialdehyde dehydrogenase, with translation MLKIGSFQTESFVDFTKPENVKAYQDALNKVRQELGKTVPLIINGERIFTEEKMTSLNPCDTQEVVGYSAKATTEHAEKALQGAWEAYSWWKNWSMDARARILVKAAKLLRERRHEFNALMTLEAGKNYAEADVETAEAIDFLEYYARQADKYAHPAETYPYPGEENELHWIPLGVGVSISPWNFPLAIFAGMLTAPIVVGNTIIVKPAEDTSLIAAKFIDLLIEAGMPAGVVQFLPGVGEEVGDYLVKHPRTRFITFTGSRSVGLYIHAEAAKVLKGQKWIKRTIMELGGKDALIVDETADLESAAAAAVQSAFGFNGQKCSAMSRLILVDAIHDEVLNKFVERTRALKVGNAEENSNVTAVVNDESFEKIQKYIEIGKTEGKLETGGEADGSKGYFIQPTIFSGVDAQARIAQEEVFGPFVAVIRARDFDHALEIANSTEYGLTGGVFSGVRARLEKARAEFEVGNLYFNRKITGALVGVQPFGGYNMSGTDSKAGGPDYLSNFLQLKTVTERF, from the coding sequence ATGCTGAAAATTGGAAGCTTTCAAACCGAATCTTTCGTTGACTTCACCAAACCTGAAAACGTCAAAGCCTACCAGGACGCCCTGAACAAAGTGCGCCAGGAGCTGGGAAAGACTGTTCCCCTGATCATCAACGGTGAGCGCATCTTCACCGAAGAAAAAATGACCTCCCTGAACCCCTGCGACACCCAGGAAGTGGTCGGATATTCTGCAAAAGCCACCACCGAACACGCAGAAAAAGCCCTGCAGGGCGCATGGGAAGCTTACAGTTGGTGGAAAAACTGGAGCATGGATGCCCGTGCCCGCATTCTGGTCAAGGCTGCCAAACTGCTGCGGGAACGCCGCCATGAATTCAATGCCCTGATGACCCTGGAAGCTGGCAAGAACTATGCCGAGGCCGATGTGGAAACCGCAGAAGCCATCGACTTCCTGGAGTACTACGCCCGCCAGGCAGACAAGTACGCCCATCCTGCAGAAACCTACCCTTACCCCGGAGAGGAAAACGAGCTGCACTGGATTCCCCTGGGTGTGGGAGTGTCCATCAGTCCCTGGAACTTCCCTCTGGCCATCTTTGCTGGCATGCTGACTGCCCCCATCGTGGTGGGAAACACCATCATCGTGAAACCTGCCGAGGACACCAGTCTGATTGCCGCCAAATTCATTGACCTCCTGATCGAGGCTGGAATGCCTGCCGGTGTGGTGCAATTCCTGCCTGGGGTTGGGGAAGAGGTCGGAGATTACCTCGTCAAGCACCCCAGAACCCGCTTCATCACCTTCACGGGGTCCCGCTCTGTGGGCCTGTACATCCATGCAGAAGCCGCAAAAGTGCTCAAAGGCCAGAAGTGGATCAAGCGCACCATCATGGAACTTGGGGGCAAAGACGCCCTGATCGTGGACGAAACCGCCGATCTGGAGAGTGCTGCTGCGGCAGCAGTGCAAAGCGCTTTTGGGTTCAACGGCCAGAAGTGCAGCGCCATGAGCCGCCTGATTCTGGTGGACGCCATCCATGACGAAGTGCTGAACAAATTTGTGGAGCGCACCAGAGCCCTCAAAGTCGGCAATGCAGAAGAAAACAGCAATGTCACCGCTGTGGTCAATGACGAATCCTTCGAGAAAATCCAGAAGTACATCGAGATCGGCAAAACCGAAGGCAAGCTGGAAACCGGAGGCGAGGCAGACGGCAGCAAAGGATACTTCATCCAGCCCACCATTTTCTCTGGTGTGGATGCCCAGGCCCGCATCGCCCAGGAAGAGGTCTTCGGTCCCTTCGTGGCCGTGATCCGCGCCCGTGACTTTGACCACGCCCTCGAAATTGCCAACAGCACCGAATACGGTCTGACTGGTGGGGTGTTCTCCGGGGTGCGTGCCCGTCTGGAAAAAGCCCGTGCCGAATTTGAAGTGGGCAACCTCTACTTCAACCGCAAGATCACCGGTGCCCTGGTGGGCGTGCAGCCTTTCGGGGGCTACAACATGAGCGGGACGGACTCCAAAGCTGGAGGCCCCGATTACCTCTCCAACTTCCTGCAACTGAAGACCGTGACGGAACGGTTTTAA
- the upp gene encoding uracil phosphoribosyltransferase, whose protein sequence is MVTVVTHPLVQHKLTLLRDENTGVKDFRELASEIATLMAYEATRDLELQDVTVQTPITSAEFPMLSGKKLALIAILRAGLIMADAIVKLIPAAKVGHIGLYRDPETLKPVEYYVKLPQDISERRIFVLDPMLATGGSAIDAIRTLQARGAQSIKLMSILAAPEGIRAVEEACPDVEIVVAAIDSHLNDHGYIVPGLGDAGDRIYGTK, encoded by the coding sequence ATGGTCACTGTGGTCACACACCCCCTGGTACAGCACAAACTGACGCTTCTGAGAGACGAAAACACCGGAGTCAAGGACTTCCGTGAACTGGCATCAGAAATTGCCACCCTGATGGCCTACGAGGCCACCCGCGATCTGGAACTGCAAGATGTGACGGTGCAAACCCCCATCACTTCTGCTGAATTTCCCATGCTTTCTGGAAAGAAACTGGCCCTGATTGCCATTTTGCGGGCAGGCCTGATCATGGCCGATGCCATTGTCAAACTGATTCCTGCTGCCAAAGTCGGTCACATTGGTCTGTACCGTGACCCTGAAACCCTCAAACCTGTGGAATATTACGTGAAACTGCCCCAGGACATCTCTGAGCGTCGCATTTTCGTGCTGGACCCCATGCTGGCCACCGGAGGCAGCGCCATTGATGCCATTCGCACCCTGCAGGCCAGAGGAGCACAGAGCATCAAACTGATGAGCATTCTGGCTGCTCCAGAAGGCATCCGCGCCGTGGAAGAAGCCTGCCCGGATGTGGAAATTGTGGTGGCTGCCATTGATTCTCACCTGAACGACCACGGGTACATTGTGCCCGGTCTGGGTGATGCTGGTGACCGCATTTACGGGACCAAGTGA
- a CDS encoding MraY family glycosyltransferase, producing MEFLHKLGIADPFGKGPVSVLLTFLVAWLLTQRFMPKVREFAIKVGWADMPNERRLNKEPLPNAGGLAIFGGFIASIVVAWALRPILIEHLQVQVLAILLGGALLAFTGFIDDQFELPPLFRMVVQLIAASLLVVNGLHIDLGVVPWFKEVLGESINAWNIMITIVWIIGITNAVNLMDGVDGVAGGIGFIASMVLIAVSAQSPDRAAAVIILAGLAGGILGYLRYNFNPSQIIMGDTGAYLIGYTLAAVALLGTLPESQNPSLISPFLFLALPILDTTQVFIGRIRRGKSPLKPDKTHLHHRLLQRTGSARTTSVIIWAITLTLNVIGMVYQGISPLVIAVTVLVIAGSLAWVAYRRVRALSKERTLN from the coding sequence ATGGAATTTCTGCATAAACTGGGAATTGCCGATCCTTTTGGCAAGGGTCCGGTCAGTGTGCTGCTCACTTTTCTGGTGGCCTGGCTGCTCACCCAGCGTTTCATGCCCAAAGTGCGGGAATTTGCCATCAAGGTGGGCTGGGCGGACATGCCCAACGAGCGCAGGCTCAACAAAGAACCCCTGCCCAATGCAGGTGGGCTGGCCATTTTTGGGGGGTTCATTGCCTCAATTGTGGTGGCGTGGGCACTGCGCCCCATCCTGATCGAGCATTTGCAGGTGCAGGTTCTGGCCATTTTGCTGGGTGGGGCCTTGCTGGCTTTTACGGGCTTCATTGATGACCAGTTCGAGTTGCCTCCGCTGTTCAGGATGGTGGTGCAACTGATTGCAGCGTCCCTGCTGGTGGTCAACGGCCTGCACATTGATCTTGGCGTGGTGCCGTGGTTCAAAGAGGTGCTGGGAGAGAGCATCAATGCCTGGAACATCATGATCACCATCGTGTGGATCATCGGGATCACCAATGCGGTCAACCTGATGGACGGGGTGGATGGGGTGGCTGGAGGCATCGGTTTCATTGCCTCCATGGTGCTGATTGCCGTCAGTGCACAGTCTCCAGACCGTGCTGCTGCAGTGATCATTCTGGCTGGACTGGCCGGAGGCATCCTGGGCTACCTGAGGTACAACTTCAATCCCAGTCAGATCATCATGGGAGACACCGGGGCTTACCTGATCGGGTACACCCTGGCTGCAGTGGCCTTGCTGGGCACCCTCCCAGAAAGCCAGAACCCCTCTTTGATTTCGCCCTTTTTGTTTCTGGCTTTGCCCATTCTGGACACCACCCAGGTGTTCATCGGTCGGATCCGCAGGGGGAAAAGCCCCCTCAAACCAGACAAAACCCACCTGCACCACCGCCTGCTACAACGCACAGGCAGCGCCCGCACCACCTCGGTGATCATCTGGGCCATCACGCTCACCCTGAATGTGATTGGCATGGTTTACCAGGGGATTTCTCCGCTGGTGATTGCGGTCACGGTGCTGGTGATTGCTGGATCGCTGGCCTGGGTGGCTTACCGCCGGGTGCGTGCGCTGAGCAAAGAAAGGACCCTCAACTGA
- a CDS encoding phosphotransferase family protein, whose translation MLTELSQTYGPLEFIQESKHSLTYRNGRYVLKLYREKNQAVLEAENLRRAGLQHLIHDVQVTEAGELLVTHRFPGLPVTAQTLRSALPGLKHFLDQLHQQKSTEQVNLTPVVLKLQQFQDIRTAENDFLFVILEKALQQGLLETHGVFCHLDLWSNNILVASDGEVLVIDWVRARFDDPMRDIALLKAGTLDLLPEQEALQAALAYVKTPAERERFTAYLALTYLNDLHWIPRNTPHTVATELPFKLERAQHALGILAGF comes from the coding sequence GTGCTTACGGAACTTTCACAGACTTATGGACCCCTGGAATTCATTCAGGAGAGTAAGCACAGCCTGACCTACCGCAACGGACGGTATGTTCTGAAACTGTACCGCGAGAAAAATCAGGCTGTTCTGGAAGCCGAAAACCTCAGACGCGCAGGTTTGCAGCACCTGATCCATGATGTGCAAGTCACAGAGGCCGGAGAACTGCTGGTCACCCATAGGTTCCCTGGCCTTCCTGTCACTGCCCAGACCCTGAGAAGTGCATTGCCTGGTCTGAAGCACTTTCTGGACCAGCTGCATCAGCAAAAGAGCACAGAGCAGGTGAACCTGACCCCGGTGGTGCTGAAACTGCAGCAATTTCAGGACATCCGCACTGCAGAAAATGACTTTTTGTTTGTGATTCTGGAAAAAGCACTGCAACAGGGTTTGCTGGAAACCCACGGTGTGTTCTGCCATCTGGATCTGTGGAGCAACAACATTCTGGTGGCCTCAGATGGTGAAGTGCTGGTGATCGACTGGGTGCGCGCCAGATTCGATGATCCCATGCGGGACATTGCCCTTCTGAAAGCCGGTACCCTGGATCTCCTGCCCGAACAGGAAGCCCTGCAGGCCGCCCTGGCTTATGTCAAAACCCCTGCAGAGCGGGAACGGTTCACGGCCTACCTGGCCCTCACCTACCTGAATGACCTGCACTGGATCCCCAGAAACACACCCCACACGGTGGCCACAGAGTTGCCTTTCAAACTGGAACGTGCACAACATGCGCTGGGCATCCTTGCTGGATTTTGA
- a CDS encoding GntR family transcriptional regulator, whose product MNFERPQLIRDEIYQLLRHQILSGGIQPGARIAEIELCERFGVSRTPIREAIQRLVQEGMLEANANKSVRVRVLSAEEARQSYQVREALDGLAAELAAQNYTDEDAGNLKDALHDLKVDREDYKEQTRLDLLFHRKIALASHNQTLLQSLNNLEHTVAIIKHMTGTYNLMPETTVQHEAILEAILQRNVREAGQLARDHVRFFGDLVVQQLHEMTRN is encoded by the coding sequence ATGAACTTTGAGCGCCCCCAACTGATCCGCGACGAGATCTACCAGTTGCTGCGTCACCAGATTCTATCGGGCGGAATCCAGCCCGGTGCCCGCATCGCAGAAATCGAACTGTGCGAGCGTTTTGGGGTTTCCCGCACCCCCATCCGTGAAGCCATCCAGCGTCTGGTGCAAGAAGGCATGCTGGAAGCCAACGCCAACAAGAGCGTGCGGGTGCGGGTGCTGTCTGCCGAGGAAGCCCGCCAGAGCTACCAGGTGCGTGAAGCCCTGGATGGTCTGGCTGCAGAGCTGGCCGCCCAGAACTACACTGACGAAGATGCAGGAAACCTGAAAGATGCCCTGCACGACCTGAAAGTGGACCGGGAAGACTACAAAGAGCAGACCCGTCTGGATTTGCTGTTTCACCGCAAGATTGCCCTGGCCAGCCACAACCAGACCCTGCTGCAGTCCCTGAACAACCTGGAGCACACGGTGGCCATCATCAAACACATGACCGGCACCTACAACCTGATGCCCGAAACCACCGTGCAGCACGAGGCCATCCTGGAAGCCATCCTGCAGAGAAACGTCAGAGAAGCAGGCCAGCTGGCCCGCGACCATGTGCGTTTCTTCGGGGATCTGGTGGTGCAACAACTGCACGAGATGACCCGCAACTGA
- a CDS encoding proline dehydrogenase family protein produces the protein MDLNQVYRNTVLSVANNKTVQDIVKQRAWSVAKRFVAGEERQTAIEAVKDMEKVGVHGILDLLGEFVDTEAKANEFADEIIRLLDAAEGQGFPIYVAIKLSSVGQKITLANGENLGMINARRILKRARELKGFVALDMEDHPLVDLTLQQFRTLVGEFGHETVGTVLQAYLYRTEQDRASLDDLKPNLRIVKGAYLEPESVAYPAKRDVDLQYRRLVYQHLKAGNYCCVATHDESIIEDVKRFVQMNKIPNSQFEFQMLYGIRRELQIQLAREGYTVRAYIPYGSDWYAYFSRRIAERPANVMFVLRGMLKG, from the coding sequence ATGGATTTGAATCAGGTGTACCGCAACACGGTGCTCAGTGTTGCAAACAACAAGACCGTACAGGACATTGTCAAACAGCGGGCCTGGAGCGTTGCAAAGCGCTTTGTGGCCGGAGAAGAACGCCAGACCGCCATCGAGGCCGTCAAGGACATGGAAAAAGTGGGTGTGCACGGCATCCTGGATTTGCTGGGTGAATTCGTGGACACCGAAGCCAAGGCCAACGAATTTGCCGACGAAATCATCCGGTTGCTGGACGCTGCAGAGGGCCAGGGCTTTCCCATTTATGTTGCCATCAAACTGTCCAGCGTGGGCCAGAAGATCACCCTCGCCAACGGTGAAAACCTCGGCATGATCAACGCCCGCCGCATCCTGAAACGGGCCAGAGAATTGAAGGGTTTTGTGGCACTGGACATGGAAGACCACCCGCTGGTGGACCTCACCCTGCAACAGTTCAGAACGCTGGTTGGCGAATTTGGGCATGAGACTGTGGGCACCGTGCTGCAAGCCTACCTGTACCGCACAGAGCAGGACCGCGCCAGCCTGGACGACCTGAAACCCAACCTGCGCATTGTGAAGGGTGCTTACCTGGAGCCCGAATCGGTGGCTTATCCAGCCAAACGGGATGTGGATTTGCAGTACCGCCGTCTGGTTTACCAGCACCTGAAAGCCGGGAATTACTGCTGTGTGGCCACCCACGATGAAAGCATCATCGAGGATGTGAAGCGCTTTGTGCAGATGAACAAAATTCCCAACAGCCAGTTTGAATTCCAGATGCTTTATGGGATCCGCAGGGAGTTGCAGATTCAGCTTGCCAGAGAGGGTTACACTGTGCGGGCCTACATTCCTTATGGTTCAGACTGGTATGCCTATTTCAGCCGCCGCATTGCAGAGCGTCCTGCCAATGTGATGTTCGTGTTGCGGGGCATGCTCAAAGGGTAA
- a CDS encoding cysteine desulfurase family protein has translation MQAYLDYAATTPMSQTALQAYQKAALVLGNASSVHRAGQHARELLEEGRVWLAESMGAHPLEVILNSGGTEGDNHVFWSVAQQFEKGHIITSSIEHSAVLAPARFLEATGRFQVTYLTPDRWGRVHPEQVKEALRSDTVLVSIMHANNEVGSVQDIQQIAAYAREKGVLVHTDAVQSLGILPVDVHAWGVDYASFSAHKFYGPTGVGMLYVRRGLELAPHMMAGHQEKGFRGGTHNVTGVYAAGAAAREAVLEQPETHAQLTALKQHLQEGLQGIEGTFFNHAPDSSPKVLSVTVQGADGEALLMNLDLEGVYVSAGSACSAGTMQASHVLLALGLSEEDARSSLRFSLGKGVTAAEIDFAIEGFKAAVSRSRF, from the coding sequence ATGCAAGCCTACCTGGATTATGCCGCCACCACCCCCATGAGCCAAACCGCCCTGCAGGCCTACCAGAAGGCTGCGCTGGTGCTGGGAAATGCCAGCAGCGTGCACCGGGCCGGACAGCATGCCCGTGAACTGCTGGAAGAGGGGCGGGTGTGGCTTGCCGAGAGCATGGGTGCGCATCCTTTAGAAGTGATTCTCAATTCAGGCGGAACTGAGGGAGACAACCATGTGTTCTGGAGTGTGGCCCAGCAATTTGAAAAAGGGCACATCATCACCTCCAGCATCGAGCACAGTGCTGTGCTGGCCCCGGCCCGTTTTCTGGAAGCCACGGGCAGGTTTCAGGTGACTTACCTGACCCCGGACCGCTGGGGTCGCGTCCATCCAGAGCAGGTGAAAGAAGCCCTCAGATCAGACACGGTGCTGGTGTCCATCATGCATGCCAACAACGAGGTGGGCAGCGTGCAGGACATCCAGCAAATTGCAGCTTACGCCAGAGAGAAAGGTGTTCTGGTGCACACCGATGCCGTGCAGTCTCTGGGCATTTTGCCTGTGGATGTGCATGCCTGGGGGGTGGATTATGCCTCGTTCAGTGCCCACAAGTTTTATGGCCCCACCGGGGTGGGCATGCTCTACGTGCGCAGAGGGCTGGAATTGGCCCCTCACATGATGGCAGGGCACCAGGAAAAAGGCTTCCGGGGAGGCACCCACAATGTGACCGGGGTGTACGCAGCAGGTGCAGCAGCCAGAGAGGCCGTTCTGGAGCAGCCTGAAACCCATGCCCAGCTGACGGCCCTCAAACAGCACTTGCAGGAAGGCTTGCAGGGCATTGAGGGGACCTTTTTCAACCATGCCCCCGATTCCAGCCCCAAAGTGCTTTCGGTCACCGTACAGGGTGCAGATGGGGAAGCCCTGCTGATGAACCTGGATCTGGAAGGGGTGTATGTCTCTGCAGGCAGCGCCTGTTCTGCAGGCACCATGCAGGCCAGCCATGTGCTGCTGGCACTGGGTCTCAGCGAGGAGGATGCCAGATCCAGCCTGAGGTTCAGCCTGGGCAAAGGGGTCACTGCAGCCGAAATTGATTTTGCCATTGAGGGCTTTAAGGCAGCCGTTTCCCGAAGTCGATTCTGA
- a CDS encoding zinc-dependent alcohol dehydrogenase family protein — MKAVLFHAFNTRPEFTDVPDPVVLPDGVVLKVEATGVCRSDWHGWVGHDRDIVLPHVPGHELAGTVVEVGKNIQNWQVGDRVTLPFVCGCGHCAPCQSGNQQVCDHQFQPGFTHWGSFAEYVGIHHADQNLVRLPESMDFVTAASLGCRFATSFRAVVHQGRVRGGEWVAVHGCGGVGLSAIMIARALGASVVAIDIDDQKLDFARSLGADVTLNSKNHSNVVQAIRDLTGGGAHVSLDALGHTSTCFNSIACLRTRGRHVQVGLMLAEHQHPGLPMDQVIARELEIYGSHGMQAHAYPEMLRMIAQGVLQPERLIGKRITLQESIDALMQMDSFSGTGVTVVDRLV, encoded by the coding sequence ATGAAAGCCGTCCTTTTCCATGCCTTCAACACCCGCCCCGAGTTCACCGATGTGCCTGACCCTGTGGTTCTGCCCGATGGGGTGGTGCTGAAAGTGGAGGCCACCGGGGTGTGCCGCAGCGACTGGCATGGCTGGGTGGGTCATGACAGAGACATCGTGTTGCCCCATGTGCCCGGTCATGAGCTGGCCGGGACGGTGGTGGAAGTGGGCAAAAACATCCAGAACTGGCAGGTGGGAGACAGGGTGACCCTGCCTTTTGTGTGTGGGTGTGGACACTGTGCTCCGTGCCAGTCCGGGAACCAGCAGGTCTGTGACCACCAGTTCCAGCCAGGGTTCACCCACTGGGGGTCTTTTGCAGAATACGTGGGCATCCATCATGCGGACCAGAACCTGGTGCGCCTGCCAGAAAGCATGGACTTTGTGACTGCGGCAAGTCTGGGGTGCAGGTTTGCCACCTCTTTCCGGGCTGTGGTGCATCAGGGTCGGGTGCGTGGGGGAGAGTGGGTGGCGGTGCATGGCTGTGGAGGGGTGGGCCTGTCTGCCATCATGATTGCCAGAGCGCTTGGGGCATCGGTGGTCGCCATTGACATTGATGATCAGAAGCTGGACTTTGCCCGCTCTCTGGGGGCAGATGTCACCCTCAACAGCAAAAACCACAGCAATGTGGTGCAGGCCATTCGGGATTTGACCGGCGGTGGTGCGCATGTGTCTCTGGATGCCCTGGGTCACACCTCCACCTGCTTCAATTCCATTGCCTGCCTGAGAACCAGAGGCCGCCATGTGCAGGTGGGTCTGATGCTGGCCGAACACCAGCATCCTGGCCTTCCCATGGACCAGGTGATTGCCAGAGAACTGGAAATTTACGGCAGCCACGGCATGCAGGCCCACGCCTACCCTGAAATGCTGCGCATGATTGCCCAGGGTGTCCTGCAGCCCGAACGCCTGATTGGGAAGCGCATCACCCTACAGGAATCCATCGATGCCCTGATGCAGATGGATTCTTTTTCAGGAACCGGGGTCACAGTGGTGGACCGTCTGGTCTGA
- the nucS gene encoding endonuclease NucS, which yields MIAGLLHQPSCPDLLAFLSSHLNSGRLVQLVGECEISYAGRAASHAEAGNYLVIVKPDGSIQVQGAKGVKPVNWQPRTDHISVSLEAGMVVLTAERNSPPEVVRVVCLDPHLAFAAEFSQEYGFVLSGSEAEMRRTLKQKPDAMEMGLKILEEELLTDVGGVDLFARDREGQLVVIELKRARATHEAVFQLDRYVKLTREQTGQQVRGLLVAPSITFSALERLQGLGLEFCEMTVLPVLEEDRQLSLFDF from the coding sequence ATGATTGCGGGTCTTCTTCATCAACCTTCCTGTCCTGATTTGCTTGCTTTTCTGTCCAGCCACCTGAATTCAGGGCGACTGGTGCAACTGGTGGGGGAGTGTGAAATCAGTTATGCAGGACGCGCTGCCAGTCATGCAGAGGCTGGAAATTACCTGGTGATTGTGAAGCCAGATGGCAGCATTCAGGTGCAGGGGGCAAAAGGGGTGAAGCCCGTGAACTGGCAACCCAGAACCGACCACATTTCGGTGTCGCTGGAAGCCGGGATGGTGGTGCTCACTGCAGAGCGGAACAGCCCACCTGAAGTGGTGCGCGTGGTGTGTCTGGACCCCCATCTGGCCTTTGCTGCAGAGTTTTCACAGGAGTATGGGTTTGTGCTGTCGGGTTCTGAAGCAGAGATGCGCAGGACCCTGAAGCAGAAGCCAGATGCCATGGAAATGGGCCTGAAAATCCTGGAAGAGGAGCTCCTGACCGATGTGGGAGGGGTGGATCTCTTTGCCAGAGACCGGGAAGGGCAACTGGTGGTGATTGAACTCAAAAGGGCCAGGGCCACCCATGAGGCGGTGTTTCAACTGGACCGGTATGTGAAACTGACCCGCGAGCAGACCGGGCAGCAGGTGAGGGGCCTGCTGGTGGCCCCCAGCATCACTTTTTCTGCGCTGGAACGGTTGCAGGGCCTGGGTCTGGAGTTCTGCGAAATGACCGTTTTGCCCGTGCTGGAAGAGGACAGACAGCTGAGTTTGTTTGATTTTTGA
- the wecB gene encoding non-hydrolyzing UDP-N-acetylglucosamine 2-epimerase, which translates to MRVVVAFGTRPEATKMAPVYQALHEQPGITPLMLVTGQHRQQLDDALAVFGLTPDADLDVMTDRQTLPGLVGKIVPAAAQKLKEMQADYVLVHGDTTTTFCVALAAFLEGIPVGHVEAGLRSGSMKEPFPEEANRKLTDVLTDLDFAPTSLSRENLLKEGKNPAGIIVTGQTAVDAVRQVAARSGLRAEWQSKKLIAITMHRRENLPVMGDLAGVLKKLTLAFPEFHFVYPVHLNPAVREAVFPVLQGLSNFELTDPLNYADMAALMQASELLITDSGGLQEEGAALNVPVAVLRNVTERPEGLEAGVLKLAGTEPESCYQVLAGLLSSPEELKYMRSRPNPYGDGQASVRIAQAVAWRLGLTSKPADWGSIPAL; encoded by the coding sequence ATGCGTGTTGTTGTCGCATTTGGTACCCGCCCAGAGGCCACCAAGATGGCCCCGGTTTATCAGGCGCTGCATGAACAGCCCGGAATCACCCCCCTGATGCTGGTGACAGGACAGCACCGCCAGCAACTCGATGATGCGCTGGCCGTGTTTGGCCTGACCCCCGATGCAGATCTGGACGTGATGACCGACCGCCAGACCCTCCCCGGTCTGGTTGGGAAAATTGTTCCTGCTGCTGCCCAGAAACTGAAAGAAATGCAGGCGGATTACGTGCTGGTGCATGGGGACACCACCACCACCTTCTGTGTGGCCCTGGCGGCTTTTCTGGAAGGCATCCCGGTGGGCCATGTGGAGGCCGGTTTGCGCAGCGGCAGCATGAAAGAGCCTTTTCCCGAAGAGGCCAACCGCAAGCTGACCGATGTGCTGACCGATCTGGATTTCGCCCCCACCTCTCTGAGCCGCGAGAACCTGCTGAAAGAAGGCAAAAATCCTGCAGGCATCATTGTGACCGGTCAGACTGCTGTTGACGCTGTGCGTCAGGTGGCTGCACGTTCGGGCCTGCGTGCTGAATGGCAAAGCAAAAAACTCATTGCCATCACCATGCACCGCCGGGAAAACCTGCCTGTGATGGGAGACCTCGCCGGGGTGCTGAAAAAGCTGACGCTGGCTTTTCCGGAGTTTCATTTTGTTTATCCCGTGCACCTCAACCCTGCCGTGCGTGAAGCTGTTTTTCCGGTTTTGCAGGGCCTCTCCAACTTTGAACTGACCGACCCCCTGAACTATGCAGACATGGCTGCCCTGATGCAGGCCAGTGAACTCTTGATCACCGACAGTGGAGGACTTCAAGAAGAAGGTGCTGCCCTGAATGTGCCTGTGGCGGTCTTGCGCAATGTCACCGAGCGTCCTGAAGGCCTGGAGGCTGGAGTGCTGAAACTCGCGGGCACAGAGCCTGAATCCTGCTATCAGGTGCTGGCTGGGCTGCTGTCCAGTCCAGAAGAACTCAAGTACATGCGCAGCCGTCCCAATCCTTACGGAGATGGACAGGCCAGTGTGCGCATTGCCCAGGCGGTGGCCTGGAGGCTGGGTCTGACCAGCAAACCTGCAGACTGGGGCAGCATTCCTGCACTTTGA